The DNA sequence TGAAGCacataaaaaatggagtatattttttatggataaaatttgaaaatatagttCTTACCaatcttctttcttttgtgTTCTCTTATGACCAGTCACTTGCATTCCTGAATTCGAACAAAATACGCATCAACGGATTAACCTCCATAAACAGCCAAATGTTCCACATCGTCGTCCACGGTTGCAACGACACAAACctccaaaacataaaaatctCTGCGCCCGATGAAAGCCCAAACACCGATGGAATTCACATTGGAGAGTCGTCGGGAGTTTCCGTCACCAACTCCCGTATCGCCACTGGCGACGATTGCATCTCTGTGAGTCCTGGAACCTCCAACTTGCTCGTCCAAAACGTCGCCTGCGGGCCGGGCCATGGCATAAGGTACCATCACCCCAAATTCAATCTCTTGAATCATCAATGTTTGATGGAAAACGttgtaaatatgaaattttattttatgcagCATTGGAAGTCTAGGATGGGTATTGGATGAAGCAGGAGTGGAAAATGTGACGGTGAAATCGTGTGTTTTTAATGGAACACAAAATGGTGTGAGAATAAAGACATGGGCAAGGCCTAGCAATGGATTTGTTAGAAATGTTCGTTATGAAGATCTCACTATGGTTAATGCTATAAATCCCATCATCATTGACCAGTATTATTGCCCCAATGATCAAAATTGTCCCAATCAGGTATACATATATCATTAATTATGGATTTGCCGACCCTAATTTTTTACAGTCGAATAagtatttacatatatattaaaaactaATACATTATATTAAGAAACCCCAACAATctatttactactactataaaactagTAGTATAGTAGATtaatataacataaaatatatgtttatttaatttgatttttctcgTTCTCAATTTagcattttcttttgatttctcAAACCATACTTTTGCagctatttttctttatttttattaatataagtTTAGTCCCTCCTATTGCAACATGATTGAATACTGAAATTTGCATTAGTTTAGAAAAATCttaaaatgatttcaaacatttttaaatattctcGACAAATTTAGCAATAGAAATAGCGTAAAAATTGTGTGTAGCCTGTCACCCTATAATAATGTGTTTGCTCGAATCCAGAGAAAAATATtggtattttatttgatatattttctcataaatCAAAAAGGTATGTACTCTATCTCCATTATAGTCGAATTGGTATGTACTAGGAGTattattaacttttattatgGAATGGGTATATACATATAGCATCAAAAGTCATACTAATAAcatatattttagtatttttgtttgtttgttctctataatttcaacTCAAATCTTTGATTGTATAGTCGTCGGGTGTAAAGATTAGCGACGTAACATATAAAGATATACACGGAACATCGGCGAGGGAAACTGGAGTGAAGTTGGAGTGCAGTAAATCGGAGCCATGCACCGGAATTACGTTCGATAATGTAGTGctaaactacaaaaataaagcAGTTACTACTGTTTGTGGAaacaccattcaaaacatgGATGGAGTAATCAAGCCATTGAAATGCCTTTCTTAAGTAGTAATGCCATGTTTTTTGAGAGATTAGTTAGAGTTATGATATCACAAgtgtttatgtattttttatttcataaacccccccaaaaaaagagaagataaAGAGTGGTTGACCTCggtaggagtaatatttaagcATAGCAGAATAAATAGAGACTATTCACAATAATCGTGTTGCTATAGCGAAAGCTATCACTTGTAATCCTCGTACTTTAAAAATACCATCTTTGAACTCTGAGgtaatattattaaaagagttttgcacattttttcactttttattaattgtataacaaattttaaaataagcgAGAATTACATTATTTCTTATAGTTTTCCACTTTGTATATTTACTATTCTCacactttaaaaatatcaatcatactgttaaaaagagtaaatagttataaaatttctttcaataatattaaaatttaagactaatattgatatttttaaaatatgaggatcatatattttcttagGTACAAACACTAAGGAATAAAAAGGCTTTAGCTTGACATGGAGCCTCAAAAGCCCAATTGAAAGCCCAATTATGCTATTGAAACTTTGAAAGAGTGGACCAGTGGGGTTATGATTCAAATcaacatttcaaaaaaaatttgttttcattACTTTGGTACATTTCgcatattattaaattacacatcttctcacttattttactctcttttgctttattctatctttatttttatatcctttttattttctattttattaatatttttttacttaatctacttgataaaattttttcttaaagtGCATGCCGAAAAGAAAATCTCCAATCCTGCTGAACGGAatacaattttcatttcaatttttaatactactagtataatgTTTTGAAAGTATGTATAGTTCATTTTTTAGTCtcaatgatattaaaaaaatgattttattctgaatttataaatataaatatttaaaaccgAAGAATGGAAGTGTCCAAAAAcgaagaaaaggaaaggaaaaaaacagGAGAAAATAAAACCCAATTATTGGCGGTGTCGGAAGTTGTAAATTTTGCGAGCGGAATCCGTAGAAAATGAAGCGGAAGAAGTGGTCGGAGGTGGAGGAGCAAACGCTGCTCTCGAAATACGCGGAGCATCTGAACTCGGGGACGCTGGCGAAGCTGAAGACGCGGGAGAAGAAGTTCAAGCCCATCGCCGACCACGTCAACtccctccaccaccaccacgaTCCCATCACCTTCCCCTTCAAGTGGTCGTGGCGCGACGTCTCCATCAAGGTCCAGAACATGCGCCACCAGTACCTCGGCGTCAAGCAGAAGATCCGAATCTCCACCAACGAGTTCAATTGGGACGACGGCGAGATCCACTGGGAGAATTTCCTCAAATACAAGGAGGTTTTCGGGGATATTGAGCTGGTCGATAGGAAATTTGGGGAGGAGGGCATTTCCGGCATTTTGGGGGATGATTTAGGGTATGGGATTGAGAGTGAGGATTTGGATGAAAACGAGGAATTGGATGAGGATGATTTGGGGGTGAGTGATGTGGAGAAGGAGGACTATTCTGATTTTGATGGGAGGAAGAAGGGATTGAGAGGTGCTGGTGCTAAATTGTTGGAATTGAGGGATGTGGTTGTGAGGAGGGAGGAGAAGAGGAGGGAGAGGGAGTGGAGGGGAGAGGTGGGAGCAATGGAGGATGAGCTTGAGAGGAAAGAGAGGGATTTGAGGATGAAGAAGCAGTTGCTGGAGAGGGAGGAAGGGGTTTGTGAGAAGGAGATGGAGCTGCTGGAGCTGCAGATGGCTAGGGAGAAGAGGGATTATGAGAAGCGGATTCGGTTGGAGAAGGAGGTTGAGCAGGAGAGGAGGCAGAGGATGAAGATGGAGGAGAAgtgggaggaggaggagttgGAGTGGAGGGAGAGGCTGGTTGAGGTGCAGTTTGAGCATGAGAAGCAGATGATGCAAATGCATGCTGATGCTTGCCAGAACCAGCTCCAGATTCTTGGGGTGCTGGCTCGGCTTGTATGCCAGTTTTTCGGGTCCGCTGGTGATGGTTTGAGCGGCAACATGGGGACTCTCCCCCCTCAGGTTTTGCAGAATTTGCAGCACCCGGGAGGCTTGGGTGATGGCGGCAAGCCTGAGGCTAACTTGCCTTCTGAATTCTTATAGACTGTGCTTGCTCCCTTTTGAACAGATACTGAAATGCAAggttaaataatttttgttctatctatcatatttttgtatatactagtactactatttgacTATGGCTTCTGATGAATTCTCTTTCATAAACCTTCATTCGGCATTCCAGTGGTATTTCTCGCGCTGTTGAAATCTACTATTAGTTTTAGAGGATGTTTGTTCCTGACTGCattctgtttttgtttttgcttatGGAAGAGGAAGAAATGTCGTTTCGAATGGGTTAAGCAACTTTCCTACATaatatcacaattcacaacaATATATGCTTTATAGTTCCAACTCGATACATGTATTTGAAGAGGTTTAACTGATGGACACTGCAAGTATGTTACAGATTACTGGAATATAGGGTTGTTGTTAGAGCTTCACAGGCCGTGTCTCGTGTAGGAAGACGATTGAGTTATAATATTATGATGTACCAGTACTACTATATTGGTATGCAGGAAATTTGGTGGGATGGTATCAGCATGACTGTGGATGAGGAGGTATCTGTGACTgacttctttatttttgtcattctATATACCCAAGCAATTTTGTTCAGTTCGTTGCTGTTTTTCACGTATATTGTTGACAAAAATGACTCCTGGAGTGTGTGTAGGCTGTTTATTGTTAGTGCTGAAATCGAAATTGCCCAAATTTTGTTCCTCCCATTCAACTCTAAACTCAGTTGGTGGTAAATTTGTTGACAATTCTGACAgccatttataaaattgattttaccGTAGTAGTAATTGATTCGACCAGTGATCGCATATAAGATGGAGTAACAAATAGGGGTGTTAATCcctaaaatcacaaactttgtacaaaatttggtacTGTATTTCTTACGAAGATCTTAGGCCacaaaatttagtatttttcatGAGTTGacaaaaaattgttttcttgaaaaattCACTATAAAGCATAAGCTCATTTATGCGACCAActttaaagttcgtggaaatATACCAAATTAAGGTCAAAGTCTGTGATTTTAGAATTTAACTAGTGTTACATCTGTGCAATGCACGATCCAATTGATTTTCTATCTGCACTAATTCAAAACTGTTAATTCACATGTataaaatgagaaacaatatcattgtatcaaattctaaaattatgaatacatacaattaataatttattataccgataaaaaattataagtataatcAAATGAGTTTCGAAACTAAATATTGCATACAAATCACAATTAAAGcacttttctctctaatataaAAGAATCAACCACAAACGCATGTacattttttgtataaatatgaattgaacgataccaaaaaaatttaaaaatcatcaacaacaacaaatacagtaacataataattaaaaaaaaattaaaaaatgcataaagtGATGGACAATTTGAGGTGAAGAGTGGATTTAGGATATCAAAAACACATACTAAAGGAACACTATAGTgttaaaaaatactcaataATCTAAATACTTATCCCCCACATGTTTACTGTAATTCTTGGTTTTCACGGATATGCTTGATAGGGCTTGCACAAGCTCTATGTTACTACCTCCATCTCAGATAATTTGtctcagtttttttttcacactcgtttgcaaaaataataataaatatgtaaagttgagagaaagtaaaataagataaagaatAATGTAAGACAGACtattttctacattattctctcttttactttactttatctccactttaactactattactttattatttttgcaaaatgcGTGCGAAAAAGGAAGCAAgacaaattatctgggacggagggagtacattagAATATTTCTTGGTAACTTCGTTttcttttgattatttatacaCGATGCACCATAATACCCAGGGACGAAACCAGAA is a window from the Salvia hispanica cultivar TCC Black 2014 chromosome 1, UniMelb_Shisp_WGS_1.0, whole genome shotgun sequence genome containing:
- the LOC125190902 gene encoding stress response protein NST1-like, whose product is MKRKKWSEVEEQTLLSKYAEHLNSGTLAKLKTREKKFKPIADHVNSLHHHHDPITFPFKWSWRDVSIKVQNMRHQYLGVKQKIRISTNEFNWDDGEIHWENFLKYKEVFGDIELVDRKFGEEGISGILGDDLGYGIESEDLDENEELDEDDLGVSDVEKEDYSDFDGRKKGLRGAGAKLLELRDVVVRREEKRREREWRGEVGAMEDELERKERDLRMKKQLLEREEGVCEKEMELLELQMAREKRDYEKRIRLEKEVEQERRQRMKMEEKWEEEELEWRERLVEVQFEHEKQMMQMHADACQNQLQILGVLARLVCQFFGSAGDGLSGNMGTLPPQVLQNLQHPGGLGDGGKPEANLPSEFL
- the LOC125187441 gene encoding polygalacturonase-like; this translates as MAISKMFQILTVTFLHYFSALILAENSTYNVLSYGAKANEESDSAQAFQAAWGAACDSSSPATIYVPQGTYTLGNAYFDGSTCKNNAITIQIDGTLSAPSDYNVIGNSDHWLKFKRVTGVSIHGGTLDGLGANLWACKASGKECPKGATSLAFLNSNKIRINGLTSINSQMFHIVVHGCNDTNLQNIKISAPDESPNTDGIHIGESSGVSVTNSRIATGDDCISVSPGTSNLLVQNVACGPGHGISIGSLGWVLDEAGVENVTVKSCVFNGTQNGVRIKTWARPSNGFVRNVRYEDLTMVNAINPIIIDQYYCPNDQNCPNQSSGVKISDVTYKDIHGTSARETGVKLECSKSEPCTGITFDNVVLNYKNKAVTTVCGNTIQNMDGVIKPLKCLS